Proteins co-encoded in one Capsicum annuum cultivar UCD-10X-F1 chromosome 9, UCD10Xv1.1, whole genome shotgun sequence genomic window:
- the LOC107843152 gene encoding purine-uracil permease NCS1: MLSKSLMFNLHHVHPHHAIFTKPKCLYPLRKSSIPTTLTTTSISPSTSTNVHTIFHKKCNNNNMLAPMSSSQFDEFHPDPSLTNDDLKPTTIDQRNFSGWEMASLWIGLVVGVPSYYLAGSLVDLGMSWWQGIAIVVLANLVTLVPLILIGQPGTKFGISFPVLARSSFGIKGAHIPTLLRALVGCGWYGIETWIGGEAIFLLLPKVVKTSSLSQSISWLGTSPLEFACFITFWIAQLAIVWKGIDGIRELEKYSAPILISLTCCLLIWAYVKAGGFGHMLDLSSRITNLEFWSLFFPSLTANIGFWATLALNIPDFTRYAKSQHDQIIGQAGLPIFMGLFTFVGLAVTSSTKVIFGHVISNPITLLGEIGGLLTMVLAIFGISLATITTNIAANVVAPANALVNLSPSWFNFRRGAILTALLGIVCQPWRLLKSSESFVYTWLVGYSALLGPIMGIILVDYYLIQRMNLSIQDLYTLSPNGVYYYSSGYNLRAILALVIGILPVIPGFLQNVGILDSIPKSFAIIYNNAWFFSLFLAGGLYWIISFLKKKQEKIDPLLPSSS; the protein is encoded by the coding sequence atgttGTCCAAATCTTTAATGTTCAATCTTCATCATGTTCATCCCCACCATGCAATTTTCACAAAACCAAAATGTCTATATCCCCTTAGAAAGTCTTCAATCCCAACAACCTTAACTACTACTAGTATTAGTCCTAGTACTAGTACTAATGTACACactatttttcacaaaaaatgtaacaacaacaacatgcttGCTCCAATGTCATCAAGtcaatttgatgaatttcatcCTGATCCTAGCCTTACAAATGATGATCTCAAGCCGACGACGATCGATCAACGTAACTTTTCAGGTTGGGAAATGGCTAGTTTATGGATTGGACTAGTTGTTGGGGTGCCCTCATATTACCTAGCTGGTAGTCTAGTTGATCTTGGAATGTCATGGTGGCAAGGTATTGCAATAGTTGTGTTAGCCAATTTGGTAACTTTAGTACCACTTATATTGATAGGTCAACCAGGTACAAAATTTGGTATATCATTTCCTGTTTTAGCTAGATCATCATTTGGGATTAAAGGTGCACATATACCTACATTACTTAGAGCTTTAGTTGGTTGTGGTTGGTATGGTATTGAAACATGGATTGGTGGTGAAGCAATTTTTCTATTGTTACCTAAAGTTGTGAAGACCTCATCTTTGTCACAATCAATTTCTTGGCTTGGCACTTCACCACTTGAATTTGCATGTTTTATAACTTTTTGGATAGCACAATTGGCAATTGTGTGGAAAGGTATAGATGGTATTAGAGAATTGGAAAAATATTCAGCACCAATATTGATTTCACTTACTTGTTGTTTACTTATTTGGGCTTATGTTAAGGCTGGTGGATTTGGTCATATGTTAGATTTGTCATCAAGAATTACAAATTTagaattttggtcactttttttcCCATCACTTACTGCAAATATAGGGTTTTGGGCTACATTAGCACTTAACATACCTGATTTTACTAGGTATGCCAAGAGCCAACATGACCAAATTATAGGCCAAGCAGGGTTACCAATATTTATGGGGTTGTTTACATTTGTTGGCTTGGCTGTTACATCTTCAACTAAAGTGATTTTTGGTCATGTAATATCAAACCCTATAACATTATTAGGTGAAATTGGTGGATTGTTGACAATGGTGTTAGCCATATTTGGCATTAGCTTAGCCACAATTACAACAAATATAGCAGCCAATGTCGTCGCGCCGGCTAATGCCTTAGTCAATCTTAGCCCTTCATGGTTCAATTTTAGAAGAGGTGCAATTTTAACAGCATTGTTAGGGATCGTTTGTCAACCATGGAGGTTGTTAAAATCAAGTGAAAGTTTTGTGTACACTTGGTTAGTTGGATATTCTGCATTGTTGGGACCAATTATGGGAataattttggttgattattacTTAATTCAAAGGATGAATTTAAGTATACAAGATTTGTATACATTGAGTCCAAATGGTGTATATTATTACTCAAGTGGATACAATTTAAGAGCAATTTTGGCTTTGGTTATTGGGATTTTACCAGTAATTCCAGGGTTTTTGCAAAATGTTGGGATTTTGGATTCAATTCCAAAATCATTTGCAATAATTTACAATAATGCTtggttttttagtttatttttagcagGGGGACTTTATTggattatttcatttttaaagaaaaaacaagaaaaaatagatcCTTTATTGCCTAGTTCATCTTAG